The segment CGATTTCGCCGCCAGCACGATGTCGCAGGCAATGGCGATATTGGCGCCGGCGCCGGCGGCGACGCCGTTCACGGCGCAGACGACCGGCTTTTCCAGGCTGCGAATCAGCCGCAGGGTGGGGTTGTAGAAGGTCTCGAGCGTCTGCCCCAGATCCGGCGCGGGGCCGCCCTTGCGCGGGTCGCGGTCGCCCAGGTCCTGCCCGGCGCAGAAGCCGCGGCCCGCACCGGTCAGCAAAACCGCGCGCACCTGCGAATCATCATGGGCGCGCTGGAATCCGGCGCGCAGCGCCAGATGCATTTCCTCGTTGAATGCGTTAAGCTTTTCCGGCCGGTTGAGCGTCAGCGTCAACACACCGTCGGCAAGAGACGCAAGCACGGTATCCGTCATTCGTGAACTCCCTTGCCCCAGAATTTTTGGGGTCCTCGAAGATTCATGTTGCATAAACCGACCGGCCGGTCAATGATAATCTCCAGTCCAGGGAGGGATAGCATGACCGCGTTTTTCGACCACCACCGGCCGATGCTCGATGCCGCGCTTCGGGCTTTGCACAGTCGCGCATTCTGGACTCCTTTTCCCGAAATCCCTAGCGGCAAGATCTATGGCGAAACCGCGCGCGAGGACGGGGCTTCCGGCTTCGAGGCCTTGCTGGGCAAGCCCTTCGACCTGCCGGGCCATCCCGAGGAGACCCGACTGGGCGCCGAGGAATCGCCCTATGGCCGCGCGCTGGGGATCAGCTATCCGGCTGCCGCGCCGCAAACGCTGATCGCGGCGGCGCAGGCGGCGGCGCCGGCCCTGGCCGAGGCCGGGGTCGAGGCCCGAATCGGTGCCTGTCTGGAAGCGCTGGTGCGGCTGAACCGGGCGAGCTTCCTGATGGGGAACGCGGTGATGCACACCACAGGGCAGGCCTTTGCCATGGCCTTCCAGGCGGGGGGGCCGCACGCCCAGGATCGTGGGCTGGAAGCCGTTGCCATGGCATGGGAGGAAATGTCCCGCTTCCCGGCCGAGGCGCGTTGGGAAAAGCCGCAGGGAAAGGCCGCGCCGCTGCTGATCGAGAAGCATTGGTCGCTGGTGCCTGCCGGGCTGGCCCTGGCCATCGGCTGCAATACCTTCCCGACCTGGAATTCCTATCCCGGCATCTTCGCCAGCCTGGCGACCGGCAACCCGGTGATCGTGAAGCCGCATCCCGCCGCCATTCTGCCGCTGGCGCTGGCGGTGCGCACCCTGCGCGAGGTGCTGACCGAGGTCGGGCTGCCGGCCGATTCGGTGCTGCTGGCGGTGGATACGCCGGAAGCTCCGGCCGCCGCGCATCTGGCCACCGACCCGGCGGTCAGGCTGATCGACTATACCGGCTCGAACGCCTTCGGCGCCTGGCTGCGCCAGAACGCCCGGCAGGCGCAGCTGTTCACCGAGGAGGCCGGCGTGAACAGCGTCGCCATCGCCGCGACCGAGGATTTCACCGGCATGTGCGAGAACCTGGCCTTCTCGCTGGCGCTGTATTCGGGACAGATGTGCACCTCGCCGCAGAACATCTACGTGCCCGAGGCCGGGATCGACACCGACCAGGGCCGCAAGAGTTTCGACGAGGTGGCGGCGGCGCTGGCCGCGGCCATCGACGGGCTGCTGGCCGATCCGGCGCGGGCCGCGGGGGTCTGCGGCGCCATCGCCAACCCGGCGACGCTGGAGCGGGTGCAGCAGGCGCGGGGATTGGGCCGGATCGTGCGCGATTCGCATCCCGTGGGGCAGGGGCGCAGCGCCGCGCCGCTGCTGCTGGCCATGCGCGACGGCGACGCGGCGGTCGAGGGCGAATGGTTCGGCCCCATCGCCTTCGTCATCGCGGTGCCGGATGCGGCGGCCGGCATCGCCCGCGCCGCCGACCTGGCGCGGCGCAAGGGCGCGATCACCGCTGCGCTTTACGACACCGATGCGGCGCGCGTTGGCGCGGCCGCACGCGCCTTTGCGCAGGCCGGCGTCAACCTGTCGGTCAACCTGACCGGCAACATCTTTGTCAACCAGTCGGCGGCCTTCAGCGATTTCCACGTTACCGGGGCCAACCCGGCCGGGAATGCCAGCCTGACCGACACCGCCTTCGTCGCCAGCCGGTTCCGTCGCGCCATGTGGCGGCGTCCTGTGGCGGCCTGACCGTTTCACGTTCTCTGGGAGGAGGAAAACCATGATCAAGACCACCCTGACCACGACCGTTCCGGCCGCGCTGATCGCGCTTGCCTTGGCCTCGGCCGCCAGCGCCGAAATCAGGATCGGAGCCTCGGTTTCGGCGACCGGCCCGGCCGCCTTCCTGGGCGATCCCGAGGCCAAGACGCTGGAGATGCTGGTCGAGGACCTGAACGCCAAGGGCGGCATCAATGGCGAAGAGATCGCGCTGGTGCTTTACGACGATGGCGGCGACGCCAACAAGGCACGCACCTTCGCCACCCGCCTGATCGAGGATGACGAGGTGCAGGCCATCATCGGCGGCACCACCACCGGCACCTCGATGTCGATCCTGTCGGTGGCCGAGGATGCCGAGATTCCCTTCATCTCGCTGGCCGGCGCCATCGACATCATCGACCCGGTGAAGCCCTATACCTTCAAGACCCCGCATACCGACCGCATGGCCTGCCAGAAGATCTTCGAGGACATGCAGAAGCGCGATATCGCGAAGATCGGCATGATCTCGGGCACCGACGGCTTCGGCGCCTCGATGCAGGCGCAGTGCAAGGAGGTGGTCGGCGATTACGGCATCGAGATCGTGGCGGACGAGACCTATGATCCCAAGGACGCCGACATGACGGCGCAGCTGACCAAGATCAAGAACGCCGAGGGCGTGCAGGCGGTGCTGAACCCGGGCTTTGGCCAGGGTCCGTCCATCGTGACGCGCAACTACAAGCAACTCGCCATCGACCTGCCGCTCTATCAGTCGCACGGCGTCGCCTCGGACGGGTTCATCGAACTGGCTGGCCCGGAGGCGGCCGAGGGCGTGCGCCTGCCCGGCACCGCGCTGCTGGTCGCCGAGCTGCTGCCCGAGGGCGACGCGCAAAAGCCGGTCGTCACCGCCTATAAGGCGGCCTTCGAGGAAAAGACCAAGACCCCGGTCGGCACCTTCGGCGGCTATGCACATGACGCCTTCCTGATCCTGACCGACGCCATCATCCGCGCCGGCTCGACCGAGCCCGGGGCGATCCGCGACGCCATCGAGGCGACCAAGGGCCTGGCCGGCACCACCGGCATCTATTCCTTCACGCCCGAGAATCACCTTGGTCTCGACCTCTCGGCCTTCCGCATGCTCGAGATCAAGGGCGGCGACTGGACGCTGGTCGAGTAAGCGGCTGAATTCCGGCCCTCGCGCCCTAGGGGGCGCGGGGGAATGCGCCTGCCACCCACGCACAAGACAGACGCCGGAGAGCACATGTCAGAGTTCTTGCAGTTCCTCTTTTCCGGGGTGACGGTCGGCGCGGTCTATGCGCTGGTCGCCCTTGGCTTCACCATCATCTACAACGCCTCGGATGTGGTGAACTTCGCCCAGGGCGAATTCGTCATGCTGGGCGGCATGATCACCTGGTTCGCCCATGCTGCCGGCCTGCCGTTGCCGCTGGCGGCGCTGATCGCCATCGTCGCCACCGCCGCGCTGGGGGTGGCGATCAACAAGCTGGCCATCGAGCCGGCGCGCGGCGCGCCCGTCGTGTCGCTGATCATCATCACCATCGGCGCCTCGGTCTTCCTGCAGGGCGCGGCGCAGCTGGTGTTCGACAAGCAGATCCACAGCTTCCCGGCCTTTTCCGGCGATACGCCGCTGCGCATCGGCGGCGCGACCATCCAGCCGCAAAGCCTGTGGGTGATCGGCGGCGCGCTGCTGGTCTTTGCCGGCCTGTGGCTGTTCTTCACCCGCACGCTTCTGGGCCGGGCGGTGCTGGCGACCTCGAACAACCGGCTCGCGGCGCAGCTCGTGGGCATCAACACCAATTTCGTGATGACGCTGTCCTTCGCGCTGTCGGCCGGGATCGGGGCGCTGGCCGGGGTGCTGGCGACGCCGATCACGCTGACTGCCTATAATGTCGGCATCGGCTTCGCGCTGAAGGGCTTTGCCGGCGCCATGCTGGGCGGCATGGGCAATCCCAAGGGCGCGCTGGCCGGCGGCTTCCTGATCGGGCTGATCGAGGCGCTGACCGCGGGCTACCTCTCCTCGACCTACAAGGAGGCCGCGGCTTTCGTGGTGATCCTGCTGGTGCTGTTCTTCATGCCGCAGGGCCTGTTCGGCCGCAAATCGACGGAGCGGGTGTGATGCCGAAACTCTCCGCCAAGTCCGCCACGCTGCTGGTGCTGGCCGCGCTGATCGCGGTCACGCCGTTCTTCTTTCCCTCGGGCTATTACTACCGGGTCGGCGCGCTGATCTTCGTCAACGGCCTGGCCGTGACCGGCATCGTGATCCTGACCGGCTATGCCGGGCAGATCAGCCTGGGCCATGCCGGTTTTGCCGGCATCGGCGGCTATGCCTGCGCGCTGGCGCCGACGCATCTGGGTCTGCACCCGTCGCTGGCGGTGGTGCTGGGCGCGGCGGTCTCGGCCGTGCTGGCTTACCTGGTCGGCCGGCCGATCCTGCGGCTCAAGGGCTATTACCTGGCCGTCGCCACGCTGGGCTTCGGCATCCTGGTCTCGATGGTGCTGAACAACGAACGGGCGCTGACCGGCGGGCCAGACGGCATCGAGGTTCCCGACCTGGGCCTGCGCGGCGTCCTGAAGGACTGGGGGCTGGAGCTGAGCAACGGCCAGTTCTGGTATTTCCTCTGCGGCATCGCGCTGATGATCGGCGCCTGGATCGCGCTGAACCTGCATCAAAGCCCGACCGGCCGCGCCCTGCGCGCTTTGCACGGCTCGGAAATCGCCGCGCGCACCGTGGGCGTGGACGTGGCGCGGCTCAAGCTGCAGGCCTTCGTCATCTCGGCGGTCTATGCCTCGGTCGCGGGATCGCTGGTGGCGCTGCAGAACAAGTTCATCACCCCCGATATCGCCGGCTTCATGCATTCGATCGAGATGGTGACCATGGCCGTGCTGGGCGGCGCCGGCTCGGTGCTGGGCGCGATCTTCGGCGCGGGCGTGCTGACGCTGCTGCCGCAGGCGCTGACGGTGCTGGCGGAATACGAGCAGCTGGTCCTCGGCCTGGTGATGATGCTGGTGATGATCTTCCTGCGGGACGGACTTCTGCCCTCGATCCTGCGCAAGCTGCGGGGGACCGGCGAATGACGCTGCTTTCGGTCGAGGGTCTGGGCATCACCTTCGGCGGCCTCAAGGCCGTGAACGATGTCAGCTTCAAGGTCGAGCCGGGCGAGATCGTCTCGGTCATCGGCCCGAACGGCGCCGGCAAGACCACGCTGTTCAACATGATCTCGGGCGTCTATCAGCCCGGTTCGGGCCGCGTGGTGCTGAAGGGCGAGGACGTGACCGGGATGCGCCCCGACCTGCTGGCGCGGCGCGGCATGTCGCGCACTTTCCAGAACCTGCAGATCTTCCAGGCCATGACGGTGCTGGAAAACGCCATCTCGGGCTTTCACCTGCGCGAAAAGGGGCCGGTGCTGGCCGACCTGCTGAACCTGCCCGCCTCGCGCCGCCGCTCGCGCGAGGCGCGGGACGGCGCGCTGGCGCTGCTGGCCCGCGTGGGCCTGGACCGCGCCGCGGATCGCGAGGCGGGGAACCTGTCCTATGGCTCGCTCAAGCGGCTGGAAATCGCGCGGGCGCTGGCGATGAACCCGGCCGTCCTGCTGCTGGACGAACCCGCGGCCGGCTGCAACGCCGTCGAGACCGAGGAGATCGACCACCTGATCGCCGAGGTCGCGGCATCCGGCACCGCCATCCTGCTGGTCGAGCATGACATGAAGATGGTGATGCGCATTTCCAGCCATATCGTCGTGCTGGACCATGGCGAGAAGATCGCCGAGGGTGCGCCGGCCGAGGTCAGCCGCAACCCAGCGGTGATCGCCGCCTATCTGGGAACCGAGGAGGGTGCCGATGCTGACGGTTGAGGGCTTGCGCTCGCGCTACGGGCGCATCGAGGTCTTGCACGGCATCGACCTGCATGTCGATTCCGGCGAGATCGTCACCGTGGTCGGCGCCAACGGCGCGGGCAAGACCACGCTGCTGCGCTGCCTTTCGGGCGTGCAGCCGGTCTCGGCCGGGCAGATCACCTTCCGGGGCGAGCCGCTGGCCGGGGTGCCGGCGCATCGCCGCCCGGCGCGCGGGCTGACGCAATCGCCCGAGGGCCGGCAGATCTTCACCAATCTCACGGTCGAGGAGAACCTGCGCCTCGGCGCCTTCCTCTACAGCGACGAGCGGGTGGAAAAGGACATGCAGGACGCGTTCCAGATGTTCCCGATCCTGCGCGAAAAGCGCAACCTGGCGGCCGGCGGGCTGTCGGGCGGCCAGCAGCAGATGCTGGCCATGGCGCGGGCGCTGATGGGCCGGCCGTCCTGCCTGCTGTTGGACGAGCCGTCGATGGGTCTGGCGCCGATCATCGTGCAGCAGATCTTCGACGTGGTCAGCGGGCTCAAGGCGCTTGGCGTCACCGTGCTGCTGGTCGAACAGAACGCTTTCGGCGCCCTGAAGATCGCCGACCGGGGCTATGTCATGGAAACCGGCCATATCATCATGCAGGGACCGGCGGCGGAACTGATCGCCGATCCGCGCATCCGCGAAGCCTATCTGGGGATCTGAGGAAATGACCGTCACCATCGCCCGCCAAGGGGAAATCGCCATCGTCACCGTGGACAATCCGCCGGTCAACGCGCTGTCCACGGCGCTGCGGCAGGGGCTGTGGGACGCGGTGGGCGCGCTGGACGCCGACGCCTCGGTCGCGGCGGTGGTGCTGGTCTGCGCCGGCCGCACCTTCATCGCCGGGGCCGACGTGACCGAATTCGGCAAGCCGCCGCAGCCGCCGCACCTGCCCGACCTGGTGGACCGCATCGAAGGCGCCGCGAAGCCCTGGGTCGCGGCCATCCACGGCTCGGCGCTTGGCGGCGGGTTCGAGGTGGCGATGGGCTGCCGCTTCCGGGTGGCCGCGCCTGACGCCTCGGTCGGCCTGCCCGAGGTTGGCCTCGGCATCGTTCCCGGCGCCTCGGGCACGGTGCGCACGCCGCGCCTTGCCGGCGCCGCGCTGGCGGTGGAGCTGGTGACCTCGGGCAGGCCGATGCCTGCGCCGAAGGCCTTCGCCGCCGGGCTGGTCGATGCGGTGATCCAGGGCGACCTGCGCGACGGCGCCGCAGCCTTTGCCCGGCAGGCGCTGACGCGGCCCTTGCCGGCGCCGGTCTCGGCCCGCCCGGTTGCCGCGCCCGCAGCGGGTTTCTGGGCCGAGCAGGAGAAGGCCGTCGCCAAGACCGCCAAGGGCGCCGCCGCGCCGTTGCGGGCGCTCGATTGCCTGCGCAAGGCCGTCGAGGCGCCCTTTGCCGAGGCCATGGCCTTCGAGCGCCAGACCTTCC is part of the Paracoccus sp. TOH genome and harbors:
- a CDS encoding ABC transporter ATP-binding protein, with protein sequence MLTVEGLRSRYGRIEVLHGIDLHVDSGEIVTVVGANGAGKTTLLRCLSGVQPVSAGQITFRGEPLAGVPAHRRPARGLTQSPEGRQIFTNLTVEENLRLGAFLYSDERVEKDMQDAFQMFPILREKRNLAAGGLSGGQQQMLAMARALMGRPSCLLLDEPSMGLAPIIVQQIFDVVSGLKALGVTVLLVEQNAFGALKIADRGYVMETGHIIMQGPAAELIADPRIREAYLGI
- a CDS encoding ABC transporter substrate-binding protein, with product MIKTTLTTTVPAALIALALASAASAEIRIGASVSATGPAAFLGDPEAKTLEMLVEDLNAKGGINGEEIALVLYDDGGDANKARTFATRLIEDDEVQAIIGGTTTGTSMSILSVAEDAEIPFISLAGAIDIIDPVKPYTFKTPHTDRMACQKIFEDMQKRDIAKIGMISGTDGFGASMQAQCKEVVGDYGIEIVADETYDPKDADMTAQLTKIKNAEGVQAVLNPGFGQGPSIVTRNYKQLAIDLPLYQSHGVASDGFIELAGPEAAEGVRLPGTALLVAELLPEGDAQKPVVTAYKAAFEEKTKTPVGTFGGYAHDAFLILTDAIIRAGSTEPGAIRDAIEATKGLAGTTGIYSFTPENHLGLDLSAFRMLEIKGGDWTLVE
- a CDS encoding ABC transporter ATP-binding protein, with the protein product MTLLSVEGLGITFGGLKAVNDVSFKVEPGEIVSVIGPNGAGKTTLFNMISGVYQPGSGRVVLKGEDVTGMRPDLLARRGMSRTFQNLQIFQAMTVLENAISGFHLREKGPVLADLLNLPASRRRSREARDGALALLARVGLDRAADREAGNLSYGSLKRLEIARALAMNPAVLLLDEPAAGCNAVETEEIDHLIAEVAASGTAILLVEHDMKMVMRISSHIVVLDHGEKIAEGAPAEVSRNPAVIAAYLGTEEGADADG
- the paaN gene encoding phenylacetic acid degradation protein PaaN, translated to MTAFFDHHRPMLDAALRALHSRAFWTPFPEIPSGKIYGETAREDGASGFEALLGKPFDLPGHPEETRLGAEESPYGRALGISYPAAAPQTLIAAAQAAAPALAEAGVEARIGACLEALVRLNRASFLMGNAVMHTTGQAFAMAFQAGGPHAQDRGLEAVAMAWEEMSRFPAEARWEKPQGKAAPLLIEKHWSLVPAGLALAIGCNTFPTWNSYPGIFASLATGNPVIVKPHPAAILPLALAVRTLREVLTEVGLPADSVLLAVDTPEAPAAAHLATDPAVRLIDYTGSNAFGAWLRQNARQAQLFTEEAGVNSVAIAATEDFTGMCENLAFSLALYSGQMCTSPQNIYVPEAGIDTDQGRKSFDEVAAALAAAIDGLLADPARAAGVCGAIANPATLERVQQARGLGRIVRDSHPVGQGRSAAPLLLAMRDGDAAVEGEWFGPIAFVIAVPDAAAGIARAADLARRKGAITAALYDTDAARVGAAARAFAQAGVNLSVNLTGNIFVNQSAAFSDFHVTGANPAGNASLTDTAFVASRFRRAMWRRPVAA
- a CDS encoding branched-chain amino acid ABC transporter permease → MSEFLQFLFSGVTVGAVYALVALGFTIIYNASDVVNFAQGEFVMLGGMITWFAHAAGLPLPLAALIAIVATAALGVAINKLAIEPARGAPVVSLIIITIGASVFLQGAAQLVFDKQIHSFPAFSGDTPLRIGGATIQPQSLWVIGGALLVFAGLWLFFTRTLLGRAVLATSNNRLAAQLVGINTNFVMTLSFALSAGIGALAGVLATPITLTAYNVGIGFALKGFAGAMLGGMGNPKGALAGGFLIGLIEALTAGYLSSTYKEAAAFVVILLVLFFMPQGLFGRKSTERV
- a CDS encoding branched-chain amino acid ABC transporter permease, coding for MPKLSAKSATLLVLAALIAVTPFFFPSGYYYRVGALIFVNGLAVTGIVILTGYAGQISLGHAGFAGIGGYACALAPTHLGLHPSLAVVLGAAVSAVLAYLVGRPILRLKGYYLAVATLGFGILVSMVLNNERALTGGPDGIEVPDLGLRGVLKDWGLELSNGQFWYFLCGIALMIGAWIALNLHQSPTGRALRALHGSEIAARTVGVDVARLKLQAFVISAVYASVAGSLVALQNKFITPDIAGFMHSIEMVTMAVLGGAGSVLGAIFGAGVLTLLPQALTVLAEYEQLVLGLVMMLVMIFLRDGLLPSILRKLRGTGE